Below is a window of Spelaeicoccus albus DNA.
GCGGCTGGGTGTCGAAGTCCGGGTGGTCGGGCTCGGAGCCGATGGCAGTCGGGTAGGCGAGAAGTTCGGCGCCTTCGAGCGAGTACACGCGGGCCAGTTCGGGGAACCATTCGTCCCAGCAAGTCGGCAGGCCGAGCTGCAGATCGTGCAGCCCGTCGGGCGAGTACACGGGATACGCGTCCGCCGCCGGGCCCTCGCGGAAGTACTTGTCCTCGAAGTAGCCCTCGGTGATCGGGATGTGCAGCTTGTGCGTCTTGCCGGCCAGCCGGCCATCCGGGCCGACGACTATTGCCGTGTTGAATCCGCGGCCGTCGGTGTGCTCCTCCCCCGCTTCATCGCGCTGGTAAAGCGACGCGTGCACGTAGATGCCGTGTTTGCGGGCCTGTTCGGCCGCAAACGCGCGGGTCGGTCCGGTCTCGAGGTCTTCGGCAAGGTCGGACGGCGTGCCGGTCGGCCGTCGATCGGCCGGATAGCGCGACAGCGTCAGTTCCGGCAAAAACACTATGGCGGCACCTTCGGCGGCCGCTTGCGCAATGCCGCCGGCGAGCAGTTCGCGCATCTCTTCCGCGTCCGGCACCCAGTGATGCTGAACGGCGGCTACGCGCAGCGGATCGCGCCTCGCGGCATCCGATTCCGGCGTGCCAGCCAGCGACACCGGATGCGAATAGTTCGTGATGAGCCTCATTGCCGACCTCCAATTAAAAACCGTCTGGACGGTACAGTACCGGATGTTACCGGATGCTGCGAAGCGCCCGTACCGATCCCCGGTCGAGCAGGACCACGGCCGCCAGACCTAAGACGACCGCGCACACGGCGCCCAGACACCCCGATGCTACCGCGGCTACTGCCGGGGACATACCCGCGAATTCGCCTAGCAGCCACCCATCGACGACGTATCCGACGGCGCCGCCGACGACTGCCGCGCACGCGGCCGCCGCAATGGCGCGCCCGTTGCCTTCCAGCCCGGCCGGCCCGACGGCGCGCCGGATGGCCAGCATGAGCAACACTCCGGCGACAAGCATGCCGGCGCTGTTGCCGATGGCCAGGCCGATCAACGTCACGTCCCCGGCGTTCGACGGGTTTGCGGCGGCAAGGATCGGCACCACCGCTATCGTCACGACGATGACGACGCCCCAGCCGGACGCCGTGGCCGCGGCCGATGCACGGCCGCGCTCAAGGGAGTACAGCGCGCGGGACAAGTGCGCCACCATCCCCCAGCCCCACAGCCCGATCGCCATGATCACCAAGGCGACGGGCATGGCCTCGAACGGCGGCGCGGCGGCGCCGGTGTCGCCGCGGGTCGCATCGATGTTGGCGAACAGGCTGCCGATTCCGGGCGCGGCCGCGGCAAGGACGGCGGTGCCGAGTCCGGCTGCCAAGGTGACGACCCGCGTCGTCCGGGCGGCCGCGTGAGAAAATCCGGCCGAGTCGCGGCGCGCGGCAAGCTCGCTGAGCCGCGGAAACGCGCTTGTCGCCAGCGGCACCAGCAGGACGGCGTACGGAAGCAGGTAGACGGCCTGGTTGTACGCGAACACGACGTACGCGCCGGTGCCGCCTGCCGCATTGGCGAGTTTCAACGTCGTCAGCACGGCGATCTGCTGGGCCAGCAAGGTCACGATGCCGGCGCCGGCCAGATGCGCGGCACGACGAGCGACGCCGGCAGGAAACTTCCACGTCGGGCGGAACCGGATGCCGGTGGCGCGCGCCGGCAGGAACAACGGTAGTGAAATCGCGACGACTCCGGCAGTCGTCCCCCAGCCGAGCCAGGCTTCGGCGGCCGGCGTGATATGGGACGGCGGCGGGCTGGTTCCCCCGGACACCTG
It encodes the following:
- a CDS encoding nitrilase-related carbon-nitrogen hydrolase translates to MRLITNYSHPVSLAGTPESDAARRDPLRVAAVQHHWVPDAEEMRELLAGGIAQAAAEGAAIVFLPELTLSRYPADRRPTGTPSDLAEDLETGPTRAFAAEQARKHGIYVHASLYQRDEAGEEHTDGRGFNTAIVVGPDGRLAGKTHKLHIPITEGYFEDKYFREGPAADAYPVYSPDGLHDLQLGLPTCWDEWFPELARVYSLEGAELLAYPTAIGSEPDHPDFDTQPLWQQVIVGNGIANGLFMVVPNRWGSEGLIEFYGMSFISDPYGRLLVQAPRSEDAVLVADLDLDQCADWLTLFPFLTTRRPDAYAPLTTLTSKRAGLGSVEA
- the murJ gene encoding murein biosynthesis integral membrane protein MurJ, which codes for MSAVQGRKAAGFASAALLIALVTIAARVFGFGRWLVFSPTVGSGGVGTAYQSANQLPNVLFEVAAGGALAGAIVPLLAGPIARGAAHEASKIASALLTWTITLLLPLSALLALLAGPLTNALVPGNQVPGTVALSTRLLIVFAPQVVLYGIGVVLTGVLQAHRRFLWPAFVPLLSSAVVMAAYIIYNQVSGGTSPPPSHITPAAEAWLGWGTTAGVVAISLPLFLPARATGIRFRPTWKFPAGVARRAAHLAGAGIVTLLAQQIAVLTTLKLANAAGGTGAYVVFAYNQAVYLLPYAVLLVPLATSAFPRLSELAARRDSAGFSHAAARTTRVVTLAAGLGTAVLAAAAPGIGSLFANIDATRGDTGAAAPPFEAMPVALVIMAIGLWGWGMVAHLSRALYSLERGRASAAATASGWGVVIVVTIAVVPILAAANPSNAGDVTLIGLAIGNSAGMLVAGVLLMLAIRRAVGPAGLEGNGRAIAAAACAAVVGGAVGYVVDGWLLGEFAGMSPAVAAVASGCLGAVCAVVLGLAAVVLLDRGSVRALRSIR